One genomic segment of Salinibacter grassmerensis includes these proteins:
- a CDS encoding glycerophosphodiester phosphodiesterase family protein produces the protein MRRFPRPWPPAWLFLCTCVLGAFALSGCQGSEQETAGKAVAKPLAENYRDFPHADSLAAYLRSSPDPLVSAHRGGPDTGFPENALPTFGHALTQGPVLLETDVRMTRDSVLVLMHDETLDRTTTGRDSVQTRTLEELRSFQLVTDSGTRTRFEIPTLSEALAWAEGRTVLQLDVKDNVPRSRVATALQQHDALDQALVITYTLEDARWYHQRLPNLILSVSAETSEEASTLVRDIDPSRLLGWVGVGAIADGPAQVFSENKVPMSVGTFGETDQQARNQGLIVYHRLFDQGVDVISTDETALASQAAATYDLQASN, from the coding sequence GTGAGACGTTTTCCTCGGCCATGGCCTCCGGCATGGCTCTTCCTTTGCACGTGTGTCCTCGGGGCCTTTGCCCTCAGCGGATGCCAGGGCTCCGAGCAGGAGACGGCCGGCAAGGCGGTCGCCAAGCCCCTGGCGGAGAACTACCGGGACTTTCCCCACGCAGACAGCCTAGCGGCCTATCTCCGTTCTTCTCCGGATCCTCTGGTGAGTGCCCACCGGGGCGGCCCGGATACGGGCTTCCCCGAGAATGCACTCCCAACCTTTGGCCACGCCCTCACTCAAGGGCCGGTCCTTCTGGAAACCGACGTGCGGATGACCCGGGATAGTGTACTCGTGCTGATGCACGACGAGACCCTCGACCGGACGACAACTGGACGTGACTCTGTCCAGACCCGTACGTTGGAGGAGCTCCGGTCCTTCCAACTTGTCACCGACAGTGGCACCCGAACTCGATTTGAAATCCCTACGCTCTCAGAGGCACTGGCCTGGGCGGAAGGGCGGACTGTTCTTCAGCTCGACGTGAAGGACAACGTGCCCCGCTCCCGGGTTGCGACGGCCCTCCAGCAACATGATGCCCTGGATCAGGCACTGGTCATCACCTACACGCTGGAGGATGCCCGGTGGTATCACCAGCGCCTGCCGAACCTCATCCTCTCAGTCTCGGCAGAGACAAGCGAGGAAGCCAGCACCCTCGTTCGGGACATCGACCCCTCCCGTTTGCTTGGGTGGGTCGGGGTCGGGGCGATTGCCGACGGCCCCGCCCAGGTGTTCTCGGAAAACAAGGTCCCGATGTCCGTCGGGACCTTTGGAGAAACCGACCAGCAGGCGCGCAACCAAGGACTCATCGTGTACCACCGCCTGTTTGACCAGGGCGTCGACGTGATCTCCACCGACGAGACTGCCCTTGCCAGCCAGGCGGCCGCTACCTACGACCTCCAGGCATCCAACTGA